A genome region from Acidobacteriota bacterium includes the following:
- a CDS encoding CPBP family intramembrane metalloprotease — protein MRIPTGLAWLMVVMTLATASLLRQYNAGTPESPYVPPIVGSLLFAAIFVLLLVTARERQRGAVPGPGLRLGTITPLLLMLLVEKWLSLYAYGWFFSLFPSRGGSILLDDARYRAFAGIALIGVCLLVAAFSVPTARKVMRRARPARFLRAAGGTGAVILATYFSLYVLASLRGARFELSWPEPSEWLIWALVGQALLAFGEEAYYRGLLMGELERLAPRLRLSTPPARRWFALLATSLLFGVEHILLQPPWTSTIRQLLFTVCLGVLFGLIVMISANLHFSAGIHAWINWLLLGAAPHFVGSDGQPALPPGAYIAVMLVFAFFVAYVLRRRRAHYTSSVAPVSAVR, from the coding sequence GTGAGAATCCCCACGGGGCTAGCCTGGCTGATGGTCGTCATGACCCTGGCCACCGCTAGCCTGCTGCGCCAGTATAACGCGGGCACCCCCGAGTCGCCTTACGTGCCGCCAATCGTCGGCAGCCTGCTCTTCGCCGCTATCTTTGTCCTGCTCCTGGTGACCGCCCGTGAACGGCAACGGGGTGCCGTGCCCGGCCCCGGGCTTCGACTCGGAACGATTACACCGCTGCTGTTGATGCTGCTGGTCGAGAAGTGGCTCTCGCTCTACGCCTACGGCTGGTTCTTTTCTCTATTCCCATCCAGAGGCGGCTCGATCCTCCTGGACGATGCCCGCTATCGTGCGTTCGCCGGCATCGCTCTCATCGGCGTCTGCCTGCTCGTGGCAGCCTTCTCCGTTCCGACCGCGCGCAAGGTGATGCGTCGTGCTCGCCCGGCCCGTTTCCTGCGGGCGGCGGGTGGCACCGGTGCGGTCATCCTGGCCACCTACTTCAGCCTCTACGTGCTGGCCTCCTTGAGAGGAGCGCGATTCGAGCTTAGCTGGCCTGAACCCAGCGAGTGGTTGATCTGGGCGCTGGTCGGCCAGGCCCTTCTGGCATTCGGTGAAGAGGCGTACTACCGCGGACTGTTGATGGGCGAGCTGGAGCGGTTGGCGCCTCGACTACGACTGTCGACCCCACCCGCGCGACGTTGGTTTGCACTGCTGGCCACGTCGCTTCTGTTCGGTGTCGAACATATCCTCCTGCAACCGCCATGGACCTCGACGATCCGACAGCTGCTGTTCACGGTCTGCCTGGGGGTGCTGTTCGGCCTGATCGTGATGATCTCGGCGAACCTGCATTTCTCTGCGGGGATTCACGCGTGGATCAACTGGCTCTTGCTGGGCGCCGCGCCACACTTCGTTGGCAGCGACGGACAACCGGCCCTGCCACCCGGTGCTTACATCGCGGTCATGCTGGTGTTCGCTTTCTTCGTCGCCTACGTGTTGCGCCGCCGGAGGGCCCACTACACCTCGTCGGTGGCACCGGTGTCGGCCGTTCGCTGA
- a CDS encoding ATP-binding protein — protein sequence MAQWSLTDKTLYAKVVYYGPAYGGKTTNLESLHRILDPKQKEKLVSVKTADDRTLFFDLLPFDLGNVLGYRVALKVYTVPGQVRYDATRQVVLSGADAVIFVADSSPDREEQNRWSLQNLRLNMRAKGLDPKVVPVLHQFNKQDVEGAISVANLSHRLGLAAESGYPAVAITGQGVLETFVDACTQMLARLVEKAEPKTRKAMETGDMEEHIRRAFAPHTARVEQAGDQTPAPSESPVVVPQDDLLQSSVQASVELGEQLTQESGRATRLEREAEALRLLGELQRSSAVEFSRETLISKTLKTVREVMVCHHVALVVPDDETGTRVVDVVGVESEPFHRSSRGKELMARLVKTGRPAVLDDLTEESAELAEEKPLADIRALLAVPVGDDENHLLVASAKRPDGAFDPTDTRFLATIGAHLAVAIERSELYEQIEAQRDNLEVEVQDRTAELRQACQELKSLDSLKDRFLDNLSHEMKTPLTAMLTSATFLRDYRTNAAQRAEMFRSIVESGETLQTHIDRLFQIATIDRDSERADCETCTVQQLLERAASGMEGDRLQIQTEHPEFPLSLDTAACARAIGNLIDNALKFSPDNGGVEVRTDMGPDQLSIHVCDHGPGIELSQLERLFQPFEQGGEILTEKPDGMGIGLYETRQILKRYGGELTFQPRSGGGSEFSAVLPLERIQSEVMAGELG from the coding sequence ATGGCCCAGTGGAGTCTTACCGACAAGACGTTGTACGCCAAGGTGGTGTACTACGGGCCTGCGTACGGCGGTAAGACCACCAACCTGGAGTCGCTCCACCGCATCCTGGATCCGAAACAGAAGGAGAAGCTGGTCTCGGTCAAGACGGCAGACGACCGCACGCTGTTCTTCGATCTATTGCCCTTTGATCTCGGCAACGTGCTGGGTTATCGCGTCGCCCTGAAGGTCTACACCGTACCAGGCCAGGTCCGTTACGACGCGACACGCCAGGTGGTGCTATCCGGTGCCGACGCTGTCATCTTCGTCGCAGACTCCAGCCCCGATCGCGAGGAACAGAATCGCTGGAGCCTACAGAACCTACGGCTGAACATGCGGGCCAAGGGACTCGACCCGAAGGTCGTCCCGGTGCTGCACCAGTTCAATAAACAGGATGTCGAGGGCGCGATCAGCGTCGCGAACCTTTCCCATCGTCTCGGGCTTGCCGCCGAGAGCGGGTACCCCGCCGTCGCCATCACGGGGCAGGGGGTCCTCGAGACCTTCGTCGATGCCTGCACACAGATGCTGGCCCGATTGGTCGAAAAGGCCGAACCCAAGACGCGCAAGGCGATGGAGACGGGCGACATGGAGGAACACATCCGTCGCGCGTTTGCACCGCACACCGCACGGGTCGAACAGGCCGGCGATCAGACGCCGGCACCCTCCGAGAGCCCCGTCGTCGTGCCGCAGGACGACTTGCTTCAGAGTTCCGTCCAGGCAAGCGTCGAACTGGGCGAGCAGCTGACGCAAGAGTCCGGACGGGCGACCCGCCTCGAGCGCGAGGCCGAGGCCCTGCGGCTGCTCGGTGAGCTTCAGAGGTCCTCCGCAGTTGAATTCTCACGGGAGACGCTGATCTCCAAGACACTCAAGACTGTCCGCGAAGTCATGGTCTGCCATCACGTGGCCCTGGTGGTCCCCGATGACGAGACCGGCACCCGAGTCGTCGATGTGGTCGGCGTGGAGTCGGAGCCCTTCCATCGCTCGTCACGCGGGAAGGAGCTGATGGCGCGACTGGTCAAGACCGGTCGCCCCGCGGTGCTGGACGATCTCACCGAGGAGTCCGCCGAGCTGGCGGAAGAGAAACCGCTCGCGGACATCCGTGCACTGTTGGCGGTTCCGGTGGGGGATGACGAGAATCATCTCCTGGTGGCCTCGGCGAAACGTCCCGACGGTGCCTTCGATCCCACCGACACAAGATTTCTCGCAACGATCGGTGCCCACCTGGCCGTCGCCATCGAACGCTCGGAGCTGTACGAACAGATCGAGGCGCAGCGCGACAACCTGGAGGTCGAGGTTCAGGATCGCACCGCCGAATTGCGGCAGGCGTGTCAGGAGCTGAAGAGCCTCGATAGTCTGAAGGATCGATTCCTGGACAACCTCTCTCACGAGATGAAGACTCCGTTGACGGCGATGTTGACCTCGGCGACCTTTCTGCGAGACTACCGAACCAACGCGGCGCAACGAGCCGAGATGTTCCGTTCGATCGTCGAGTCCGGCGAGACGCTCCAGACACATATCGATCGACTCTTTCAGATCGCGACCATCGATCGCGATTCCGAACGCGCAGATTGTGAAACATGTACGGTTCAACAGTTGCTCGAGCGTGCGGCCTCCGGGATGGAGGGCGACAGACTCCAGATCCAGACCGAGCATCCGGAGTTTCCGCTTAGCCTCGACACGGCCGCCTGTGCACGGGCCATCGGCAACCTGATCGACAACGCGCTGAAGTTCTCACCGGATAACGGTGGCGTCGAGGTACGAACCGACATGGGTCCGGATCAGTTGAGCATCCACGTCTGTGATCACGGTCCCGGTATCGAACTCTCGCAACTGGAACGTCTCTTCCAGCCCTTCGAGCAGGGTGGCGAGATTCTCACGGAGAAACCCGATGGCATGGGAATAGGTCTGTACGAGACCCGTCAGATCCTGAAGCGATACGGCGGCGAGTTGACGTTCCAGCCTAGATCGGGAGGGGGCAGCGAGTTCTCGGCGGTATTGCCGCTGGAAAGAATCCAGTCCGAGGTGATGGCCGGGGAACTGGGCTAG
- a CDS encoding response regulator, with translation MSKLQTILVVDDDAFIRKPLEYILEQEGFEARIACDGDECLEQVKKHRPDLIILDVMMPKRDGFEVCEVLKSDAELRDIPVILLSARGRENDQRRGIELGAADFMTKPYSPSELIGRVRELLDEAALAEQGKQGRTV, from the coding sequence ATGAGCAAGCTGCAGACGATTCTCGTCGTCGACGACGATGCCTTCATCCGCAAACCTCTCGAGTACATCCTCGAGCAGGAGGGGTTCGAGGCGCGCATTGCCTGCGATGGCGACGAATGCCTCGAGCAAGTGAAGAAGCACCGCCCGGACCTGATCATCCTGGACGTGATGATGCCGAAGAGAGACGGCTTTGAGGTTTGCGAAGTGTTGAAATCGGACGCGGAGCTTCGAGATATCCCGGTGATCCTGCTCTCGGCTCGCGGTCGCGAGAACGATCAACGACGAGGCATCGAGCTGGGGGCCGCGGACTTCATGACAAAACCCTACTCGCCATCGGAATTGATCGGACGGGTCAGGGAACTTCTGGACGAGGCGGCGTTAGCCGAACAAGGGAAACAGGGGAGAACGGTATGA
- a CDS encoding serine/threonine-protein phosphatase, translating into MSSTTLERGPGVPPCAARRRWARDLTLGLERAGHPTMTVVETSEEGDLELTDGFFLRGGSVSARRQVARWLPELMRLKRESASLSGEILERYEEATLVYRICDRLGDVFGERAISVLVLDEARDRLAAEHAELWIREDDLYRRVAKVPIEQEGADIPPAVVTECVDQERPMLSVPGEPLHVCVPLPFSEPSHSGVMLFRGRTGDEPFRSGDVKLLQALATLAAAFIRNDHLAETARREEARRREDEIARQIHRSLLPLRAPQIEGVELYGTCHAADLIGGDYYGFWTDIGGRLGMIVADVSGHGIPAGLCMAEAKGVMQIETTRTAKLSDALGRINDDLTEGFSRNDMFVTASLARLDPESGKLSFGNAGHLPGLISRGDGSIEPLAIRGVALGIVPGIGYGSVERTLEPGDVLLLYTDGITETRDPTGEMYGSERLKSFLVEHRAAPLKDLCEQLIATTREFAKGVAVHDDQTVVAMRYVGHDGGAAS; encoded by the coding sequence GTGTCGTCGACCACTCTGGAGCGTGGCCCCGGGGTCCCCCCCTGCGCCGCACGGCGGCGTTGGGCCAGAGATCTGACCCTGGGTCTAGAGCGGGCCGGTCATCCGACGATGACCGTCGTCGAGACGTCGGAAGAGGGCGATCTGGAGCTCACCGACGGCTTCTTTCTCCGTGGCGGATCCGTCAGCGCCCGTCGCCAGGTCGCTCGCTGGCTCCCGGAGTTGATGCGACTCAAACGTGAGTCCGCCAGCCTGTCCGGCGAGATCCTGGAGCGTTACGAGGAGGCGACCCTGGTCTACCGGATCTGCGACCGGCTGGGGGATGTGTTCGGGGAACGAGCGATCTCCGTCCTGGTATTGGACGAGGCCCGGGATCGTCTCGCCGCCGAACATGCGGAATTGTGGATCCGTGAGGACGACCTGTACCGCCGCGTGGCGAAGGTCCCGATCGAGCAAGAGGGTGCCGACATCCCGCCGGCGGTCGTCACCGAATGTGTCGATCAAGAGCGACCGATGCTCTCCGTACCGGGGGAGCCGCTGCACGTTTGTGTGCCGCTGCCGTTTAGCGAACCGAGCCACTCCGGCGTCATGCTGTTTCGCGGTCGAACGGGCGACGAGCCATTTCGCAGCGGCGACGTCAAGCTCCTCCAGGCCCTCGCGACCCTTGCGGCGGCGTTCATCCGCAACGACCATCTGGCCGAAACCGCACGACGGGAAGAGGCGAGGCGTCGTGAAGACGAGATCGCACGGCAGATCCATCGCAGCCTCCTGCCGCTACGAGCACCGCAGATCGAGGGTGTCGAGTTGTACGGCACCTGTCACGCCGCCGATCTGATCGGTGGGGACTACTACGGATTCTGGACCGACATCGGTGGTCGGCTGGGCATGATCGTCGCCGATGTGTCGGGACACGGCATCCCGGCCGGTCTCTGCATGGCCGAGGCCAAGGGTGTCATGCAGATCGAGACGACACGGACCGCCAAGCTGTCCGACGCCCTGGGGAGGATCAACGACGACCTCACCGAGGGCTTCTCGCGGAACGACATGTTCGTCACGGCCTCCCTCGCCCGACTGGATCCAGAGAGCGGGAAACTGAGCTTCGGGAACGCCGGCCATCTTCCGGGGCTGATCTCCCGGGGCGACGGATCGATCGAGCCGCTGGCGATCCGGGGCGTGGCCCTGGGCATCGTCCCCGGCATCGGCTACGGATCCGTCGAGAGAACGCTGGAGCCCGGCGACGTGCTGCTGCTCTACACCGACGGCATCACCGAGACCCGGGATCCGACCGGCGAGATGTACGGAAGCGAACGGCTGAAGTCCTTCCTTGTGGAGCATCGTGCCGCGCCACTCAAGGATCTCTGCGAACAACTGATTGCGACGACTCGCGAGTTTGCGAAGGGTGTCGCCGTACACGACGACCAGACCGTGGTCGCCATGCGATACGTCGGTCACGACGGGGGGGCCGCGTCATGA
- a CDS encoding sigma-70 family RNA polymerase sigma factor: protein MTATVLDATAPQTDEELLLAVRQGQTDLFSSLVLRWEQPLFRFVSRMMPRPEDARDICQETFLRILDKADRYREGSRFSTWMYQIALNLCRDQARRSKRWGKLLAPGASFDETRFESPVTESANGPAEEAIRSEQRLALVRAMQTLPAEQREVLVLKEYEGLKFREIAAIVGCPESTVKSRMYYGLNGVRQALQQQGMDSL from the coding sequence ATGACGGCGACGGTGCTCGACGCGACGGCGCCGCAGACCGACGAAGAGTTGTTGCTGGCGGTGCGTCAGGGACAGACCGATCTATTCTCGTCGCTGGTGCTCCGCTGGGAGCAGCCGTTGTTCCGCTTCGTCTCCCGGATGATGCCCCGTCCGGAGGATGCCCGTGACATCTGCCAGGAGACGTTCCTGCGGATCCTCGATAAGGCCGATCGCTATCGCGAGGGCTCTCGCTTCTCGACCTGGATGTACCAGATCGCGCTCAATCTCTGTCGCGACCAGGCCCGTCGAAGTAAGCGTTGGGGCAAGCTCCTGGCACCGGGCGCTTCGTTCGACGAGACACGCTTCGAGAGCCCGGTGACCGAGAGCGCAAACGGACCCGCCGAGGAGGCGATCCGCAGCGAGCAACGTCTGGCGCTGGTGCGTGCCATGCAGACACTCCCGGCTGAGCAACGCGAGGTGTTGGTACTCAAGGAATACGAAGGACTGAAGTTTCGAGAGATTGCGGCGATCGTCGGCTGCCCGGAGAGCACCGTCAAGTCGCGGATGTATTACGGATTGAACGGTGTGCGACAGGCCCTGCAACAACAGGGCATGGATTCACTCTAG
- a CDS encoding PEGA domain-containing protein, translated as MIDLRRVCGTVALLILGLSVAIGQTETESPVVEPSSPLQQIRDYLVELEFEKALVAIGSALGNPQLEEAERAELWVLRSETHVAFGDLNAAETDYENILRLRPGFVPDSSLTPRKARERFEKVRERTIGYLTIASTPSTVTYRINGRSVTLDSDGRIPLLAGEHRVGVEQSGFDPHGEVVTVTAGEVLTLEVTLVPNSRTLVIRTESYDVEVLLDGKVVGRTSRSLDGSGIGELLLADVALGEHQIELRKNCHRAIVLSEVLSVDLMEPGPRRLRVERLEPVNATVMFVGAIDGSQLFIDDEEVGRFPLGPVSTCPGERKIEIRLGQNLLWGARSVLPEGPPSNLDVSPRPNLVTAGEARLAPELARMAERFNRRASVSLPTGDLKEAESWSSLPLPVDTALVLAIIPSSQAGERDRWIAYSPILKQVQEFNSVDGWERPMWRVPRWGLRLADDVSTGAPIVVAVTPQSAANEAGLAVGDRLTSIAGMPMANAATAGRALMDADPKSALAVGWQQRLDGAAREARMSVRWSPQIVMNIGSHPADFARAAWAFVDGAGRDENGMSALSNLAVMLEHYEQREQALATWSRVRWEEGRTGIGKGTALYYIGRVHAALGHDEQAATALRGAADSDATFRDDDGPPVAPAARDHLADLGIASR; from the coding sequence GTGATCGATCTACGAAGAGTGTGCGGTACGGTCGCCCTGTTGATCCTGGGACTGTCGGTCGCGATAGGGCAGACCGAGACCGAGAGTCCGGTGGTGGAGCCGTCGTCGCCGTTGCAGCAGATCCGCGACTATCTGGTTGAACTGGAATTCGAAAAGGCGCTGGTGGCCATCGGCTCGGCACTGGGGAATCCACAGCTCGAGGAGGCCGAGCGCGCCGAGTTGTGGGTCCTGCGATCGGAGACTCACGTCGCGTTCGGCGATCTGAATGCTGCGGAAACCGATTACGAGAATATCCTGAGGTTACGACCGGGCTTCGTGCCCGACAGTAGTCTGACCCCCAGGAAGGCCCGCGAGCGATTCGAGAAGGTTCGCGAGCGCACGATCGGCTACCTGACCATCGCCTCGACGCCATCGACGGTGACCTACCGAATCAACGGACGGAGTGTGACCCTCGATTCCGACGGGAGGATCCCGCTGCTTGCCGGGGAGCACCGCGTGGGCGTTGAGCAGTCCGGCTTCGACCCTCACGGGGAAGTGGTGACGGTGACGGCGGGTGAGGTGCTTACCCTCGAGGTCACGCTAGTTCCCAATTCGAGGACATTGGTGATCCGAACCGAGAGCTACGATGTAGAGGTCCTGCTGGATGGCAAGGTCGTCGGTCGCACGAGTCGTTCTCTCGATGGATCCGGGATCGGAGAGCTGCTACTTGCTGACGTGGCGCTGGGCGAGCATCAGATCGAGCTACGCAAGAACTGTCACCGGGCGATCGTCCTGTCCGAGGTGCTGTCGGTGGACCTGATGGAGCCGGGCCCGCGACGTCTGCGTGTCGAGCGGCTGGAGCCGGTCAACGCGACGGTGATGTTTGTCGGCGCCATCGACGGCTCGCAGTTGTTCATCGATGACGAGGAGGTCGGTCGCTTCCCTCTGGGGCCCGTCTCGACCTGTCCCGGGGAACGAAAGATCGAGATCCGGCTGGGTCAGAATCTGTTGTGGGGTGCGCGGTCGGTCCTGCCGGAGGGGCCTCCTTCGAATCTGGATGTCAGCCCGCGTCCCAATCTCGTGACCGCTGGTGAGGCCCGCCTGGCACCCGAGTTGGCGAGAATGGCCGAGCGCTTCAACCGCCGAGCAAGCGTGTCGTTACCGACGGGCGATCTGAAGGAGGCGGAAAGCTGGAGCTCGTTGCCGTTGCCGGTCGATACCGCGCTGGTGTTGGCGATAATCCCGTCGTCACAGGCCGGCGAACGAGATCGCTGGATCGCCTATAGCCCGATCCTGAAACAGGTCCAGGAATTCAATAGCGTCGACGGCTGGGAGCGTCCCATGTGGCGTGTGCCGCGCTGGGGTCTGCGGCTCGCCGACGATGTCTCCACAGGCGCCCCCATCGTTGTCGCGGTGACCCCGCAGTCCGCGGCGAACGAAGCGGGACTTGCCGTGGGCGATCGGCTGACTTCGATCGCAGGTATGCCGATGGCGAACGCCGCGACGGCGGGCCGAGCCCTCATGGACGCCGATCCCAAGAGCGCGCTGGCCGTCGGCTGGCAGCAACGTCTGGACGGCGCGGCCCGCGAGGCCCGGATGTCCGTGCGTTGGTCGCCGCAGATCGTCATGAACATCGGGAGTCACCCGGCGGACTTCGCCCGTGCCGCATGGGCGTTCGTCGACGGCGCCGGACGGGACGAGAACGGCATGTCCGCGCTCTCCAATCTGGCCGTGATGCTCGAGCATTACGAACAGCGGGAGCAGGCGCTGGCGACCTGGTCCCGTGTTCGCTGGGAAGAAGGTCGCACGGGTATCGGCAAGGGAACTGCGCTCTATTACATCGGTCGGGTGCACGCCGCGCTGGGTCACGATGAACAGGCGGCGACGGCGCTCAGGGGCGCTGCCGATTCCGATGCGACGTTCCGCGACGACGACGGACCGCCGGTGGCACCGGCTGCCCGGGATCATCTGGCGGATCTGGGGATTGCTTCCCGCTAG
- a CDS encoding serine/threonine protein kinase, which produces MRPQHLGRYRILEELGSGAMGDVYLAHDPQIDREIAIKTVRGFSELPEEERRDARDRFLQEARAAGKLLHPHIVTIFDVGEADGLIYLAMERVQGDTLDRFLTGETALDPTEIVDLIALAAETLDYAHRAGVVHRDIKPANLMRSAPGDLKVMDFGLALPTDRAFDGDNTLMGTPSYMSPEQIRGQKLDGRSDLFSLAVVAFELLSGQKPFQGRKISSIIYRIVNEPPREVCEIVPDAPTELRTFFETALAKNPADRFADGNGFAAAIRAIPLARATLAPVVDADATLASDAVATVKMGAGSGPSFGVAKATHRSRPRRSSAMPFFIALIVLLGGAAVAYIVFGEQLGLREPPDPREAPMIQATVITQPVTVEVLYDGVPVPADGIIHFRPSGPFGTLTAESGCRTVNRPVHVNDAATEIVLLLEPTEYEWTFEPGVDGATARVNGETNLAVGESIVLNLCRENSVAVRAEGYLPGTVVIAEQANPPDARSALQALQLTEIPQGVLTFPESPYPLVIYVDGNRIPRDTRELTLNAGPHKVRLKNDTYWVDISQDVEIRADTRSELPLAPPELTYLVVQAFPANCKIFLRRAGGEWKYVDDTPANRRIAVGTYGIRVKLNPTGETRDQEVTLRSGDNPPVRVSFGRRG; this is translated from the coding sequence ATGCGCCCCCAACACCTCGGTCGATACCGGATCCTCGAAGAGCTCGGCAGCGGCGCCATGGGCGACGTCTACCTGGCCCACGATCCCCAGATCGACCGCGAGATCGCCATCAAGACCGTCCGCGGCTTCTCCGAGCTGCCGGAGGAGGAGCGACGGGACGCACGGGATCGTTTCCTGCAGGAGGCTCGCGCGGCCGGCAAGCTGCTCCACCCCCATATCGTCACGATCTTCGATGTGGGCGAGGCAGATGGTCTGATCTATCTGGCGATGGAGCGGGTGCAGGGCGACACGCTCGACCGATTTCTTACAGGCGAGACCGCGCTGGACCCCACGGAGATCGTCGATCTGATCGCGCTGGCGGCCGAGACACTGGACTACGCCCATCGTGCGGGCGTGGTGCATCGTGACATCAAGCCGGCCAACCTGATGCGTTCCGCGCCGGGAGATCTGAAGGTCATGGACTTCGGTCTGGCTCTTCCGACCGACCGCGCGTTTGACGGCGACAACACGTTAATGGGAACTCCAAGCTACATGTCGCCGGAACAGATCCGGGGGCAGAAGCTGGACGGCCGTAGCGATCTCTTCTCGTTGGCGGTGGTGGCGTTCGAGCTGCTCAGCGGTCAGAAGCCGTTTCAGGGTCGGAAGATCTCATCGATCATCTATCGAATCGTCAACGAGCCCCCTCGCGAGGTCTGCGAGATCGTGCCCGATGCGCCAACGGAGTTACGCACGTTCTTTGAGACCGCGCTGGCCAAGAATCCTGCCGATCGCTTCGCCGACGGCAACGGGTTTGCCGCCGCGATCCGCGCGATCCCGCTGGCGCGCGCAACGCTGGCGCCGGTGGTCGACGCCGACGCGACCCTTGCGAGTGATGCTGTCGCGACGGTCAAGATGGGGGCCGGTTCGGGGCCGTCGTTCGGTGTTGCCAAGGCGACCCATCGCAGTCGTCCGCGTCGATCCTCGGCGATGCCGTTCTTCATCGCGCTGATCGTGCTGTTGGGTGGCGCCGCCGTCGCCTATATCGTGTTCGGCGAGCAACTCGGGCTGAGAGAACCTCCGGACCCGCGCGAGGCGCCGATGATCCAGGCGACGGTCATCACCCAGCCGGTCACGGTCGAGGTGTTGTACGACGGCGTCCCGGTTCCTGCAGACGGCATCATCCATTTCCGCCCCTCCGGCCCGTTCGGGACGCTGACGGCGGAGTCGGGATGTCGCACGGTCAACCGTCCCGTCCACGTCAACGATGCCGCGACGGAGATCGTCCTGTTACTGGAGCCGACGGAGTACGAGTGGACGTTCGAGCCCGGTGTCGACGGGGCGACCGCACGGGTTAACGGCGAGACCAACCTCGCCGTCGGCGAGTCGATCGTTCTCAATCTCTGTCGTGAGAACTCGGTCGCCGTTCGCGCCGAGGGCTACCTCCCCGGGACCGTCGTGATCGCGGAGCAGGCCAACCCACCGGACGCCCGCAGCGCCCTGCAGGCGTTGCAGCTGACGGAGATTCCTCAGGGGGTCCTGACTTTTCCGGAGTCCCCGTACCCGCTGGTGATCTACGTCGACGGCAATCGGATCCCGCGGGACACGCGGGAACTGACGCTGAACGCCGGTCCTCACAAGGTTCGCCTCAAGAACGATACTTACTGGGTGGATATCAGTCAGGACGTGGAGATCCGTGCCGACACCCGCAGTGAGTTGCCCCTTGCGCCGCCGGAGCTTACGTATCTTGTTGTGCAGGCCTTCCCCGCGAACTGCAAGATCTTCCTCCGCCGTGCCGGCGGCGAGTGGAAGTATGTGGACGATACGCCCGCCAACCGTCGGATCGCCGTGGGCACCTACGGAATTCGCGTCAAACTGAACCCGACGGGCGAGACGAGAGACCAGGAGGTCACGTTGCGGTCCGGGGATAATCCACCGGTGCGTGTTTCGTTCGGGAGGCGTGGGTGA
- the aroB gene encoding 3-dehydroquinate synthase: MPSHRFTFSDVRRWTEVHVGADLFAQLARDLSDRVPSPSSLFVLSDSNVAPLHGARLVQLLNDAGLPATLLTMPAGEEHKTRAGKDRLEDQLLELGADRGSLLINVGGGMVCDVGGFLAATWQRGIPTIHLPTSLLAMVDAALGGKTAVNLPRAKNMVGAFHQPIALYVDLETLATLPDEEYRQGLAEVVKSAAIADRSLFELLEAEAPKLLTRDPDLLATVVDRCLCIKGAIVAEDERESGRRAALNFGHTVAHALEIVSDHILTHGDAVALGMRVEARCAAVDGGLAGGDANRIDGLLDALGFADSFPIDFSLDEVLALAARDKKSRSGDLVIVVPQSLGEMPELPQLLRVVGEGQLRQALTAYQPSTRN, encoded by the coding sequence GTGCCGAGTCATCGGTTCACGTTTTCGGATGTTCGACGCTGGACCGAGGTCCACGTCGGCGCCGATCTGTTTGCACAACTGGCACGGGATCTGAGCGATCGGGTCCCGTCGCCGTCCTCGCTCTTCGTACTCTCCGATAGCAACGTGGCACCCCTCCATGGTGCGCGGCTCGTTCAGCTACTGAACGACGCAGGGCTCCCGGCGACGCTCTTGACCATGCCGGCCGGTGAGGAACACAAGACCCGGGCCGGCAAGGACCGCCTTGAGGATCAACTCCTCGAGCTCGGTGCCGATCGTGGGTCGCTCCTGATCAACGTCGGTGGGGGGATGGTCTGCGACGTCGGCGGCTTCCTGGCCGCCACCTGGCAGCGGGGGATTCCGACGATCCATCTCCCGACAAGCCTCCTTGCGATGGTGGATGCGGCCCTCGGTGGGAAGACCGCGGTCAACCTGCCCCGGGCCAAGAACATGGTCGGCGCGTTCCATCAGCCGATCGCGCTCTATGTCGATCTGGAGACGCTGGCGACGCTGCCGGACGAGGAGTACCGGCAGGGTTTGGCGGAGGTGGTCAAGAGTGCGGCCATCGCGGACCGCTCGTTGTTTGAACTTCTGGAGGCGGAGGCGCCGAAACTCCTCACTCGAGATCCCGATCTCCTCGCGACGGTCGTCGACCGTTGTCTATGCATCAAGGGGGCGATCGTCGCCGAGGACGAACGAGAGTCCGGTCGTCGCGCCGCTCTCAACTTCGGCCACACCGTGGCCCATGCGCTGGAGATCGTCAGCGATCACATCCTGACTCATGGCGACGCCGTCGCGCTGGGGATGCGGGTGGAGGCGCGATGTGCGGCCGTCGACGGTGGGTTGGCTGGAGGCGATGCCAACCGGATCGACGGGCTCCTCGATGCCCTCGGGTTCGCTGACAGCTTTCCGATCGATTTCTCGTTGGATGAGGTGTTGGCGCTGGCCGCTCGGGATAAGAAGAGTCGTTCGGGGGATCTTGTGATCGTCGTGCCGCAGTCCCTGGGGGAGATGCCGGAACTTCCGCAACTCTTGAGGGTTGTCGGTGAGGGGCAACTTCGTCAGGCCCTCACGGCCTACCAGCCCTCGACTCGAAATTGA